A window of the Caldalkalibacillus salinus genome harbors these coding sequences:
- a CDS encoding DUF6220 domain-containing protein, translating into MKPTRSSHLDASISRLEIVRVAYLALAWIFMSCLLVQMFLAGLALFTPTMDWSMHRTFVEFFAPIPLVMFLLALPLRRQRWLSLSLFILVALQFMTIHLAIPIIAALHPVIALLLFWGALVTVKRHPSGEGRTA; encoded by the coding sequence ATGAAACCTACACGATCAAGCCATTTGGACGCGTCGATTTCGCGATTAGAGATCGTTCGTGTGGCCTATCTTGCGCTCGCTTGGATTTTTATGAGCTGTTTGCTGGTTCAGATGTTTCTGGCCGGACTAGCTCTATTTACACCGACGATGGATTGGAGCATGCACCGTACCTTTGTTGAATTTTTTGCGCCAATTCCGCTGGTGATGTTTTTGCTCGCCTTGCCTCTCCGGCGCCAACGATGGTTAAGCCTCAGTTTGTTTATCTTAGTGGCCCTTCAATTTATGACGATTCATTTAGCAATCCCGATTATTGCCGCTTTGCATCCCGTGATTGCTTTGTTACTTTTCTGGGGGGCCCTCGTCACGGTAAAACGACATCCATCCGGTGAAGGACGTACCGCCTGA
- a CDS encoding cyclase family protein — protein sequence MKKTFIDLSHMIEDGTITYKGLPAPIICDYLSREASKEIYEEDTQFQIGKIEMVSNTGTYIDTPFHRYEEGKDLSQIAINAVAGLDGIVIRVDEAVKVIDESFFDGKDLRHKAVLIHTGWSKYWNTDNYFVDHPYLTAGAADYLLNNGAALVGIDSMNIDCTQGKSRPVHSILLKHEIPIVEHMCNLESLPTIGFIFYAIPPKIKQMGTFPVRAFAELRDNND from the coding sequence ATGAAGAAAACGTTTATTGATCTTAGTCATATGATCGAAGACGGGACGATCACTTATAAAGGACTTCCGGCACCGATTATTTGTGATTATCTAAGTAGAGAAGCTTCTAAAGAGATTTACGAGGAGGATACACAATTTCAAATAGGTAAGATTGAAATGGTATCGAATACAGGAACATATATAGACACCCCGTTTCACCGATATGAAGAAGGAAAAGACTTGTCACAAATTGCTATTAACGCCGTTGCTGGTCTTGATGGTATTGTCATAAGGGTGGACGAGGCAGTTAAAGTCATAGATGAATCGTTTTTTGATGGCAAAGATTTAAGACATAAAGCCGTGCTCATTCATACTGGGTGGTCTAAGTATTGGAATACGGACAATTACTTTGTTGATCATCCGTATCTTACTGCAGGAGCAGCCGATTATTTACTGAACAATGGAGCGGCCTTAGTGGGGATTGATAGCATGAACATAGATTGTACTCAGGGAAAGTCTAGGCCTGTGCATTCCATCTTATTAAAACATGAAATACCTATTGTTGAACATATGTGCAACTTAGAGAGTCTCCCTACCATAGGGTTTATTTTTTACGCTATTCCTCCCAAAATTAAACAAATGGGCACATTTCCTGTTAGAGCATTCGCGGAATTAAGAGACAATAATGACTAA
- a CDS encoding NUDIX hydrolase, producing the protein MGEQEKLKIFDADRNQIGVASRSDVHRLGYWHEVFHCWFVSNENGVNNIYLQLRSKNKKDYPNLLDITAAGHLLSDETVEDGVREIKEEIGIDVAFDDLVQIGVIDYCVVKENFIDKELANIFLYQSENALDDFTLQAEEVSGIVRAKFNDFAELWFNERDEIGISGFEITSDGNKVIVEENVNRDHFVPHQMSFYRQVIQKIREQLG; encoded by the coding sequence ATGGGAGAACAAGAAAAATTAAAGATTTTTGACGCAGATAGAAACCAAATCGGTGTGGCTTCACGTAGTGATGTCCATAGGCTTGGTTATTGGCATGAGGTATTTCATTGTTGGTTCGTTAGCAATGAGAATGGCGTAAATAATATCTATTTACAGCTCCGAAGCAAAAATAAAAAAGATTATCCCAATCTTTTAGATATAACGGCTGCTGGACACCTACTATCTGATGAAACGGTTGAAGATGGCGTGAGGGAAATAAAAGAAGAAATAGGAATAGATGTCGCTTTCGACGATTTAGTACAGATAGGTGTTATTGATTATTGTGTTGTTAAAGAGAATTTTATTGATAAAGAGTTGGCAAATATATTTTTATATCAGAGTGAGAATGCCCTTGATGACTTTACCCTTCAAGCGGAAGAAGTTTCAGGTATCGTTAGAGCCAAATTTAACGATTTTGCAGAGCTTTGGTTTAATGAAAGAGATGAGATTGGAATCAGTGGATTTGAGATAACCAGTGATGGTAATAAAGTTATAGTTGAGGAAAATGTGAACCGGGATCATTTCGTACCACACCAAATGTCTTTTTATAGACAAGTTATTCAAAAGATACGGGAACAGTTAGGGTAG
- a CDS encoding response regulator transcription factor: protein MDQQIVLIVDDDQAILELMRDFLEDEGFLVEEAANAKEALGILQRIHVDCVLLDIMMPGQSGFDLCRQIRRTDDTPILIFSARDEDMKKIRGLSLGADDYIVKSATPEEVVARIKAVLRRSGKTKEERNTVLDFGSLVLDLKAYEAKVNGDQVALTPKEFDILCMFAEYPRQVFTYDHLLDRFWDGIGDKHTVTVHIGRIRDKIEKDASPPRLIVNVWGVGYRFEGVRQL from the coding sequence ATGGATCAACAAATCGTTCTTATCGTCGATGACGATCAAGCGATTTTAGAATTAATGCGGGATTTTCTAGAAGACGAAGGGTTCCTCGTTGAAGAGGCTGCCAACGCCAAAGAGGCACTGGGGATCTTACAGCGTATCCATGTTGACTGTGTACTACTTGATATCATGATGCCAGGCCAAAGCGGATTTGACCTCTGCCGGCAAATCAGACGTACCGACGACACGCCGATTCTGATCTTCAGTGCGCGCGATGAGGATATGAAAAAAATACGGGGATTGAGCTTGGGGGCGGATGACTACATTGTCAAGTCCGCCACTCCAGAGGAAGTCGTGGCCAGGATCAAAGCAGTGCTTCGCCGTAGCGGGAAAACAAAAGAAGAACGCAATACGGTACTGGACTTCGGTTCGCTGGTGTTGGACCTAAAAGCTTACGAGGCAAAAGTAAATGGAGATCAGGTTGCCCTGACCCCCAAAGAGTTCGACATTTTATGTATGTTTGCAGAATACCCCAGACAAGTGTTTACCTATGACCATCTACTAGATCGGTTCTGGGACGGCATCGGTGACAAGCATACCGTCACGGTGCACATCGGTCGTATACGAGACAAAATTGAAAAAGACGCCTCTCCCCCCCGACTCATTGTCAATGTCTGGGGCGTTGGTTACCGTTTCGAAGGCGTGCGGCAATTATGA
- a CDS encoding sensor histidine kinase translates to MLMGILLLLLLPRLLSPIPELLDRWLTETLHQAEQNRQEVAVDQIISRVAANPLHWSDTEWQASVKNTLNGTDTGLMLLDETGQEMFRTGPPGAIRNPYREILVTENGKVTGTILLFTPDDHTAAILSASLSILLIVCIVLFIRRQMGRYVVKPLEAMSEATRKIAEGNMDFQLPRTTVVEVNEVGTALHELSEEIQKSIKRQSQLEHERRFYIGAIAHDLRTPLFALRGFLSRLEQGLARSPEKAERYLTICRQKAEHLERLVSDLSSYVKSDILEQTIQKQSVPFSMLMREIIDGYRPLAAAKDVEIVANDPDDPCRVKADEHMLERAIENLMDNALRYTPSGGRIEITWERKSDCVQFTLSDSGPGIPSKVLPHIFDPFYREDTSRNSESGGSSGLGLTIAKRIVKAHGGNLTAVNRPSGGTSFTGWMSFYRDEGPPEK, encoded by the coding sequence ATGCTGATGGGCATCCTGCTCTTATTGCTACTACCACGGCTGTTGTCTCCAATTCCCGAACTGTTAGACCGTTGGTTGACTGAAACACTACACCAGGCTGAGCAGAATCGGCAAGAGGTTGCCGTAGATCAAATTATCAGCCGTGTTGCGGCTAACCCACTACACTGGTCAGATACAGAATGGCAAGCTAGTGTAAAAAATACACTAAACGGTACCGACACAGGGCTCATGCTACTCGACGAAACCGGCCAAGAAATGTTCCGAACCGGACCCCCAGGCGCCATCCGGAACCCGTACCGAGAAATCTTGGTGACGGAAAATGGAAAAGTGACTGGGACGATCCTTTTGTTTACCCCTGATGATCATACGGCGGCTATTCTGTCAGCATCCTTGTCCATTCTCCTTATTGTGTGTATCGTCCTATTTATACGGCGGCAAATGGGACGTTACGTGGTCAAGCCACTGGAGGCAATGAGCGAGGCGACACGAAAGATCGCTGAAGGAAACATGGATTTTCAGTTGCCCCGAACGACGGTCGTGGAAGTAAACGAGGTAGGCACTGCATTGCATGAACTTAGTGAGGAAATTCAGAAGTCGATCAAGCGGCAGTCGCAATTGGAGCACGAACGTCGGTTTTACATCGGTGCGATCGCACACGACCTACGCACACCGTTGTTTGCATTGCGCGGATTTTTATCCAGGCTGGAGCAAGGTTTAGCTCGCAGCCCGGAGAAGGCTGAGAGATATTTGACCATCTGCAGACAAAAGGCCGAGCATCTGGAACGACTGGTATCTGATCTCTCCTCCTATGTCAAAAGCGATATACTAGAACAAACGATACAAAAGCAGTCCGTTCCGTTCAGTATGTTGATGCGTGAAATCATTGACGGATACCGCCCTCTGGCCGCTGCCAAAGACGTCGAAATCGTAGCAAATGACCCGGACGACCCGTGCCGAGTCAAGGCTGACGAACATATGCTGGAAAGAGCCATTGAGAACCTAATGGATAACGCTCTGAGATACACCCCATCTGGAGGAAGGATTGAAATCACTTGGGAACGAAAGTCAGATTGCGTACAGTTCACATTGTCTGATTCGGGACCCGGTATTCCAAGCAAGGTCCTCCCCCATATCTTCGACCCATTTTATAGAGAGGACACCTCCCGAAACAGCGAAAGTGGAGGAAGCAGTGGTCTTGGCCTGACCATCGCCAAGCGCATCGTCAAGGCCCATGGCGGCAACCTGACAGCCGTTAACCGTCCCTCAGGCGGTACGTCCTTCACCGGATGGATGTCGTTTTACCGTGACGAGGGCCCCCCAGAAAAGTAA
- a CDS encoding DUF6176 family protein, whose amino-acid sequence MILNSTKKIHLQYWEECIDKTYKPVDVKTEVVMIPETIQQQMEG is encoded by the coding sequence GTGATTCTTAACAGCACGAAAAAGATTCATCTGCAGTACTGGGAAGAATGTATTGATAAAACATACAAGCCGGTTGATGTCAAAACAGAGGTGGTCATGATTCCAGAAACGATACAACAACAGATGGAAGGGTAG
- a CDS encoding MDR family MFS transporter, translated as MRTRRGFVIAGLLAGMLMAGMDGTVVATALPTIISDLGGLDLFVWVTSAYMVMMMASTPIFGKLSDMYGRKLFFMIGLALFLAGSILCGMAGSMIQLIIYRGIQGIGGGALMPIAFTIVADLFPVEKRGKMMGIVGAIFGISSIFGPLLGALVTEAIGWRWVFFINLPIGLLSFLLTFLCYRESMERVKQKIDGWGAVTLVLSVVALMLALQLGGDVYAWASPFIIGLFTLFAVFLTLFLWIENKTADPILSFDMFKDRLFASSCAAALFVGAAYISAITYIPMFVQGVFGGSATQAGYILTPMMLGSVFGSQAGGFLTTKLSYKQIMLLASAFFVPGILLLSTLDVETARYWVTIYMALTGFGAGFSFSVLSMAAMHNFDYRRRGSASATNRFAINLGMTLGITVFGIVQRTGFERELAVPVAGGQVSQVDPRTLLNPEGRDQFSGEALHQVISAFSSSITLTFVVALVPAVLFLLSVTQMSHERAQTTQEPSDS; from the coding sequence ATGCGAACACGCAGAGGCTTCGTTATTGCGGGCTTACTGGCAGGAATGCTGATGGCTGGGATGGATGGGACTGTTGTCGCTACGGCACTGCCGACCATTATTAGTGATTTAGGTGGATTGGACCTGTTTGTCTGGGTCACATCGGCGTATATGGTGATGATGATGGCCAGTACGCCAATTTTTGGCAAGCTGTCCGATATGTATGGGCGGAAGCTGTTTTTTATGATTGGATTGGCGCTGTTTTTGGCTGGTTCGATCCTTTGCGGCATGGCGGGGAGCATGATTCAGTTAATTATATACCGAGGTATCCAAGGTATCGGGGGCGGTGCATTGATGCCGATCGCTTTTACTATAGTCGCAGATCTATTTCCTGTAGAAAAACGGGGGAAAATGATGGGGATCGTGGGTGCAATTTTTGGTATATCTAGTATCTTCGGTCCCTTGCTCGGTGCCTTGGTCACTGAAGCGATAGGATGGCGGTGGGTATTCTTCATCAATCTTCCCATCGGCCTACTGTCCTTTCTATTGACGTTCCTTTGTTATCGGGAGTCAATGGAAAGAGTGAAGCAGAAAATTGATGGGTGGGGAGCGGTCACGCTTGTGCTTTCCGTCGTGGCACTCATGCTAGCCCTTCAACTAGGCGGTGACGTTTACGCCTGGGCTTCTCCGTTCATCATTGGGTTGTTTACTCTATTTGCAGTCTTTCTCACACTGTTTTTGTGGATTGAAAACAAAACAGCTGATCCCATCCTTTCGTTTGACATGTTTAAGGATCGATTGTTTGCCTCTAGCTGCGCCGCCGCGTTGTTTGTGGGCGCCGCTTATATATCGGCTATTACGTACATCCCGATGTTTGTACAGGGGGTATTCGGCGGGTCCGCTACTCAAGCCGGCTACATTTTGACACCGATGATGCTCGGATCGGTGTTCGGTAGCCAAGCCGGGGGATTTTTGACGACAAAACTGAGTTATAAGCAGATTATGTTGCTGGCTAGTGCGTTTTTTGTTCCGGGCATTCTTTTGCTTAGTACTCTAGACGTCGAGACAGCCCGGTATTGGGTCACCATTTACATGGCGCTGACCGGATTCGGTGCAGGTTTTTCCTTTTCAGTGCTCAGTATGGCGGCTATGCACAATTTTGATTATCGGCGCAGAGGATCGGCTTCAGCGACAAACCGATTTGCCATTAACCTGGGAATGACATTGGGTATTACCGTATTTGGGATTGTACAAAGAACTGGATTTGAACGAGAGCTGGCGGTTCCTGTAGCTGGCGGGCAAGTCTCTCAAGTCGATCCAAGAACCCTTTTAAATCCTGAGGGACGTGATCAGTTTTCTGGTGAAGCCTTGCATCAGGTCATTTCGGCTTTTTCTTCTTCGATTACGTTGACATTTGTCGTTGCACTGGTACCGGCCGTTTTATTCTTATTGAGCGTTACGCAAATGTCACACGAGCGGGCACAAACAACGCAGGAACCATCCGATTCGTAA
- a CDS encoding GNAT family N-acetyltransferase, whose product MIYFESERLLFRDWEDKDIDMFINMNQDRDVMAYFAHMPTEPQIMTFLQAIKAEFEQYGYGLYAVETKSDEKCIGFIGFHWATFEAEFTPCIEIGWRLVKEAWGNGYATEGAKACLAYGFNELKFKDVYSFTTKLNTRSENVMRKIGMSKCLEFDHPRVDRNSKLLRHVLYHIGNETK is encoded by the coding sequence ATGATCTATTTTGAGTCTGAAAGGTTGTTATTCCGCGATTGGGAGGATAAGGATATTGATATGTTTATCAATATGAATCAAGACCGCGACGTGATGGCGTATTTTGCTCACATGCCGACGGAACCCCAAATAATGACGTTTTTACAAGCCATTAAAGCAGAATTTGAGCAGTATGGATACGGACTATATGCCGTCGAAACAAAGTCAGATGAGAAATGTATTGGCTTTATTGGGTTTCACTGGGCCACATTTGAAGCTGAATTTACACCCTGTATTGAGATTGGGTGGAGATTAGTCAAGGAAGCTTGGGGAAACGGTTATGCTACTGAAGGGGCCAAAGCTTGTTTAGCCTATGGATTTAACGAGTTAAAATTTAAAGACGTCTATAGCTTCACAACCAAATTAAATACGCGTTCCGAGAACGTGATGAGAAAAATAGGCATGTCAAAATGCTTAGAGTTTGATCATCCTAGAGTGGATCGTAATAGTAAATTATTAAGGCATGTACTTTATCATATAGGAAATGAAACAAAGTAA
- a CDS encoding class I SAM-dependent methyltransferase, translating to MSDQIKNNLIKSYDYDAHRRSAKKRDEWKVVERMKFTNMLLQEDKTRLLEIGAGAGIDSLHFMNHNLRVTAIDLSTEMVKICSRKGIDARVMDLYHLGFPKESFDSIYAMNCLLHVPKDEIHQVLVEIKRVMKGNGLFYLGIYGGKNFEGIWEEDWCEPKRFFSFYTEEDIHSLLRHYFDIEYYNKVILKTNKPYFQSFILRNKTTRKLESNE from the coding sequence ATGAGTGACCAAATAAAAAATAATCTAATTAAATCTTATGACTATGATGCCCATCGTCGCTCAGCCAAGAAACGGGATGAGTGGAAAGTAGTTGAGAGAATGAAGTTTACAAATATGTTACTGCAGGAGGATAAGACCAGACTACTAGAAATAGGAGCAGGTGCAGGCATAGACAGCTTGCACTTTATGAATCATAACCTTAGGGTAACAGCCATTGACTTATCTACTGAGATGGTAAAAATTTGTTCTAGAAAAGGAATAGATGCAAGAGTGATGGATCTCTATCATCTTGGTTTCCCAAAGGAGTCATTTGATAGTATATATGCCATGAACTGTTTACTCCATGTACCGAAAGATGAGATCCATCAGGTATTAGTGGAAATTAAACGGGTGATGAAAGGAAATGGGTTATTCTATCTAGGGATTTATGGCGGTAAAAATTTTGAAGGCATTTGGGAAGAAGATTGGTGCGAACCAAAACGATTTTTTTCTTTCTATACAGAAGAAGATATTCACAGTCTATTAAGGCACTATTTTGACATTGAGTACTATAATAAAGTTATCCTCAAAACTAACAAGCCATACTTTCAATCCTTTATTTTAAGGAATAAGACGACTAGAAAGCTTGAAAGCAATGAATGA
- a CDS encoding GNAT family N-acetyltransferase yields the protein MDITIEKLKDSDVQHLYQFERDNRAFFETMVPSRGDEYYHLNTFKVRHESLLNEQAQGLATYYLIKNKRGDILGRVNLVDINQSQKAGHIGYRVGKSHVGKGIGHKALGLLLESISELDLKELHAKTTNNNIASQKVLYKNGFKHIKTGEDEFEMNGQKLKFLYYTRSMTSRDS from the coding sequence ATGGATATAACGATTGAGAAATTAAAAGATTCAGATGTCCAACATTTGTATCAATTTGAACGGGACAATCGAGCGTTTTTTGAAACAATGGTACCTAGTCGAGGGGACGAATATTATCATTTAAATACCTTTAAGGTTAGACATGAATCATTACTGAATGAACAAGCGCAAGGATTGGCAACGTACTATTTAATTAAAAACAAACGAGGAGACATACTTGGTAGAGTGAATCTGGTCGATATTAATCAATCTCAAAAAGCAGGCCATATAGGGTATAGGGTTGGAAAGAGCCACGTTGGCAAAGGGATTGGACACAAGGCACTGGGTCTATTATTAGAGTCTATAAGTGAGCTTGACCTAAAAGAGCTCCATGCTAAGACAACGAACAACAACATAGCGTCGCAAAAAGTTCTATACAAGAATGGTTTCAAGCATATAAAAACGGGTGAAGACGAATTTGAAATGAATGGACAAAAGTTGAAGTTTCTCTATTATACCAGGTCGATGACCTCACGTGATTCTTAA
- a CDS encoding GNAT family N-acetyltransferase: MNLLVEELKAINESELIGLTELLKDVVEEGASIGFLHPISAPEAELYWKSVLSSDVLLWVARTNGRIVGTVQLHLDTKPNATHRAEIAKLMVHPELRGKGIGKQLMLSAEATAQRINRELIVLDTRLGDVSNLLYKKLGYTEAGQIPHFAKSSNGQLDGTVIYYKMIK; this comes from the coding sequence ATGAATTTACTAGTAGAAGAACTAAAAGCTATTAATGAATCAGAATTAATAGGGCTAACAGAGCTTTTAAAAGATGTTGTAGAGGAAGGGGCTTCAATTGGATTTCTACATCCAATTTCTGCTCCCGAAGCAGAGCTGTACTGGAAAAGTGTCTTAAGTTCAGATGTTCTTTTGTGGGTGGCGAGAACTAATGGACGTATCGTAGGCACTGTTCAATTACATCTGGACACGAAGCCCAATGCAACTCATCGAGCAGAAATAGCTAAACTTATGGTTCATCCTGAATTGAGAGGGAAAGGAATAGGAAAGCAATTAATGTTAAGTGCTGAAGCCACTGCTCAAAGGATCAATCGAGAATTAATCGTTTTAGACACAAGGCTTGGAGATGTGTCTAACCTTCTTTATAAAAAACTAGGATATACAGAAGCAGGACAAATACCTCATTTTGCAAAGTCGTCTAATGGTCAACTAGATGGGACTGTCATTTACTACAAGATGATTAAATAA
- a CDS encoding metallophosphoesterase family protein — translation MAKRVAAIYDIYGNDFALDAVLKDIQKCNVDTIVVGGDLAWGPQPALVLGRLMSLDGNVHFIKGIADREVGERYGTEHGLDDGVAEVNQWCADQLTKSQRAFLSHLQESVTVTIDGIGDVLFVHGSPRSDEDPIRKGTTETEIKPMITQ, via the coding sequence ATGGCGAAACGAGTGGCCGCTATCTATGACATTTATGGCAATGATTTTGCGTTAGATGCCGTACTGAAAGATATTCAAAAATGTAATGTGGATACAATCGTTGTTGGTGGTGATTTGGCTTGGGGGCCACAGCCGGCGTTAGTGTTGGGACGGTTGATGTCTCTTGATGGCAATGTACATTTTATAAAAGGTATTGCCGATAGAGAGGTTGGAGAACGGTATGGCACTGAACATGGACTAGATGACGGGGTAGCCGAAGTTAATCAATGGTGTGCAGATCAATTAACGAAATCACAGAGAGCGTTTTTAAGTCATTTACAAGAAAGTGTCACGGTTACAATCGATGGAATTGGAGACGTTTTATTTGTACATGGCTCACCTAGAAGTGATGAAGACCCCATACGCAAAGGTACGACAGAAACAGAAATTAAGCCGATGATCACTCAGTAA